The Microaerobacter geothermalis genome has a segment encoding these proteins:
- a CDS encoding reverse transcriptase domain-containing protein, with amino-acid sequence MQTKLARIAEIAKEKPNEQFTSLYHFLNEELLMQCHRELDGNKATGVDRVTKAAYEENLEENIRTLVDRLKKKSYRPQPVRRTYIPKDEKSVRPLGIPAYEDKIVQLGLNKILQAIYEQDFLDFSYGFRPSRSCHDAMKALNRIIEYGKTSYVVDADIRSFFTNVDHEWLMKFLRLRIADPNILRLINASLKRE; translated from the coding sequence ATGCAAACAAAACTAGCAAGAATAGCAGAGATTGCAAAAGAAAAGCCAAATGAACAATTCACATCGCTGTACCACTTTCTGAATGAGGAACTGCTGATGCAGTGTCACAGGGAACTTGACGGCAATAAAGCAACAGGAGTAGACCGGGTTACCAAGGCAGCATATGAGGAAAATTTAGAAGAAAACATCAGGACTCTGGTAGATCGGCTAAAGAAGAAAAGTTATCGGCCACAACCCGTAAGAAGGACATATATTCCGAAGGACGAGAAGAGTGTAAGACCGCTCGGAATACCCGCTTACGAGGATAAAATTGTGCAACTGGGGCTGAACAAGATCTTACAGGCCATCTACGAACAGGACTTTCTAGACTTTTCCTACGGTTTCCGCCCCAGCAGAAGTTGTCATGACGCGATGAAAGCTCTAAATCGTATCATAGAATACGGAAAGACTAGCTATGTCGTTGATGCCGACATTCGCAGTTTTTTCACGAATGTCGATCACGAATGGCTTATGAAATTCCTGAGATTGAGAATAGCAGACCCAAATATCCTAAGACTGATAAACGCTTCCTTAAAGCGGGAGTGA
- a CDS encoding zinc-dependent alcohol dehydrogenase family protein: MKAARIVEHKKPLEVTNVLDPTPGPHDVIIRIEACGVCRSDWHAWMGDWSWIGLSPELPIIPGHEFGGVVEEVGSAIQRFRPGDRVTVPFHEGCSHCSYCLSGVSNLCENLKIFGFSYDGAYAQYVLVPNADFNLIRLPDEVDSVTAAAIGCRYMTGYHGVLRGNVQPGQWVAIHGAGGVGLSAVQVANAIGAQVIAVDVDDAKLEKAMKEGAVAVVNARKNNAPEAIREITKGGTHVSIDALGIRETVLNSVLSLRKGGRHVQIGLTTHEEGGMVALPIDAITAMELEVVGSLGNPHSQYDGLLALVAQGKLNPKSLVSEQVSLNDVNRVLDNMTNFKTLGFSVITQF, translated from the coding sequence ATGAAAGCAGCACGAATTGTAGAGCATAAAAAACCGCTTGAGGTAACAAATGTATTAGACCCGACCCCTGGTCCCCATGATGTCATTATTCGGATTGAAGCATGCGGCGTTTGCCGCAGTGACTGGCATGCCTGGATGGGGGACTGGAGCTGGATTGGGTTGAGCCCTGAACTGCCAATCATTCCTGGGCATGAATTTGGCGGTGTCGTGGAGGAGGTAGGCAGTGCCATCCAACGCTTCCGCCCTGGTGATCGTGTCACCGTACCCTTCCATGAAGGGTGCTCCCATTGTTCTTATTGTTTGAGCGGGGTTTCCAATCTATGTGAAAATCTGAAAATCTTCGGCTTCAGCTATGATGGAGCTTATGCTCAATATGTCCTTGTGCCTAATGCTGACTTTAACCTAATCCGTTTACCAGATGAAGTTGATTCCGTGACGGCAGCGGCGATCGGATGCCGTTATATGACGGGTTACCACGGAGTCTTGAGGGGCAATGTACAGCCTGGGCAGTGGGTAGCGATTCATGGCGCAGGTGGAGTGGGTCTATCTGCGGTGCAAGTGGCCAATGCTATCGGCGCTCAAGTCATAGCGGTTGATGTCGATGACGCGAAGCTGGAAAAAGCGATGAAAGAAGGGGCCGTTGCCGTGGTCAATGCACGTAAGAATAATGCCCCTGAAGCTATTCGAGAGATTACCAAAGGAGGAACTCATGTTTCGATTGATGCGTTAGGGATTAGGGAGACGGTACTTAACTCTGTCCTCTCGCTTCGCAAGGGAGGTCGGCATGTGCAGATTGGTTTAACAACCCATGAAGAGGGTGGTATGGTTGCACTGCCAATTGATGCGATTACGGCTATGGAGTTGGAGGTTGTGGGTAGTCTGGGAAATCCTCATTCCCAGTATGACGGACTACTTGCACTCGTGGCTCAGGGAAAACTGAATCCCAAGTCACTCGTTTCTGAACAGGTTTCACTCAACGATGTAAACCGTGTCCTTGACAATATGACCAACTTCAAAACACTTGGTTTCAGTGTTATTACCCAATTTTAA